The Candidatus Cloacimonadota bacterium genome includes a window with the following:
- the ruvA gene encoding Holliday junction branch migration protein RuvA — protein sequence MYDFITGIIKEKKTTSVVIKNNGLGYAVNIPISTYDQIGAIGDSCKLFLHLYVRENDLRLFGFYTAEEREIFESLIKVSNIGPKIAISILSGISVKSLIEAVAKQDIELLSSVPGIGKKSSQRIIIELKDSFERLIEEEVIGTEATKEERAIITDAENALISLGYNKISVKREIQKFLSKNKPTSSGEIVKTIIRQLYS from the coding sequence ATGTACGATTTTATAACCGGAATAATCAAAGAAAAAAAGACAACTTCTGTTGTTATTAAAAATAATGGCTTAGGATATGCTGTCAATATACCGATAAGTACATACGACCAGATTGGTGCGATAGGGGACTCCTGCAAGTTATTTTTACATCTTTATGTACGAGAGAATGACTTGCGACTCTTTGGATTTTATACCGCTGAGGAACGAGAGATTTTTGAATCACTTATTAAAGTGTCTAACATTGGTCCTAAGATTGCCATATCTATTCTTTCAGGAATTTCAGTAAAGAGTTTAATAGAAGCTGTTGCAAAACAAGATATTGAATTGCTTTCTTCTGTGCCTGGAATCGGGAAAAAGAGTTCACAAAGAATTATTATTGAGTTAAAAGATAGCTTTGAAAGACTCATAGAAGAAGAAGTAATAGGAACCGAAGCAACTAAGGAAGAGAGAGCCATTATCACAGATGCTGAGAACGCTTTAATTTCGTTAGGATATAATAAGATTTCTGTAAAAAGAGAGATACAAAAATTTTTATCAAAAAATAAACCAACTTCATCTGGAGAAATCGTAAAAACAATTATACGACAGTTATATTCATAA
- the ruvC gene encoding crossover junction endodeoxyribonuclease RuvC: protein MSNKFTILGIDPGTTATGYAFLSADLSSKNSLVPIEYGVIKVNPGLKLQKRIEKIYDKIKILVKNYKPDEASIETIFYAKNVKSILSMGEARGAVMLALAQENIPVYEYSPREVKRAVVGNGNASKKQVQYMVKAILKLEELPLSYDITDAIAIAICHYHKKSSANRQVTKSQHSRYSKK, encoded by the coding sequence GTGAGTAATAAATTTACTATCCTGGGGATTGACCCGGGAACCACTGCAACTGGGTATGCATTTTTATCCGCTGATTTGTCTTCAAAAAATAGTTTAGTCCCTATTGAATATGGAGTCATTAAAGTAAATCCCGGCTTAAAATTGCAGAAAAGGATTGAGAAAATATACGATAAAATCAAAATTTTGGTTAAGAATTATAAACCGGATGAGGCAAGCATTGAGACGATATTTTATGCGAAAAATGTAAAGTCAATTCTTTCTATGGGGGAAGCCCGTGGTGCAGTGATGTTAGCTTTAGCTCAGGAGAATATTCCAGTTTATGAATATTCTCCCCGTGAAGTAAAGAGAGCAGTTGTGGGAAATGGAAATGCTTCAAAAAAACAGGTTCAATATATGGTAAAAGCAATACTTAAACTTGAAGAGCTACCACTCTCTTATGACATTACAGACGCAATTGCAATAGCGATTTGCCATTACCATAAAAAGAGTTCAGCTAACAGGCAAGTCACAAAGAGCCAGCATAGTCGTTATTCTAAAAAATAA
- the gyrA gene encoding DNA gyrase subunit A: MIERRGQIIKTDIEDEMKNSYLKYSMSVLVSRALPDLRDGLKPSQRRIIYSMHELNLAPGKGFRKCAKIAGDTSGNYHPHGEQVIYPTLVRLAQEWNMRYPLIRGQGNFGSIDGDPPAAMRYTEAQLEHTSVSMLEDIKMDTVDFVPNYDDTRKEPAILPSKFPNLLANGSSGIAVGMATNIPPHNIGEIVDGLIALIDNPEIKSEELMEYIKGPDFPTGGFICGKLPIYEYFTTGRGKLTVRGKAYIENVKSGKNNIIITELPYQLSKRLLIENIIAQIKSNRITSISNIRDESDRDGMRLVIEIKRNEDPKILLNSLYKYSYLQITYGVINLMLVNQIPTVLTMKQTLNEYLKSRHTIVVRRTKFKLKKAEEKAHLLEGLKIALDNIDETISIIRSSKKAKEAKQRLIVKFDLSEIQAKAILDMKLEKLTGLERENLETEYLQQIKNIAEYGSILENKDMRMEIIKKELQEIKDKFSDPRRTQIIENPDELNIEDLIADEDMIVTISYAGYIKRLPISIYHRQARGGKGLAGVSLKENDFVKSIFVASTHSYILFFTDKGKCYWLKVYEIPRGGRLARGKAIVNLLLLEKDEKIRTYVAVKNFNEDQFIMMSTKKGIVKKTELTSFSHPRTCGIIAIKIAEDDELLDAQITYGSNEIILATKKGYANRFFEQNVRPQGRNTYGVRGIRLRKDDEVIGMVVVKRHGTLLVLTENGYGKRTAIADYRITKRGSMGVITIKTTERNGALVKINEVIDDDDLIIITNSGKVIRQHIEKISVISRNTQGMRLIRLNEGDKATDITLLEHEEANENEISVESDENETMTES; the protein is encoded by the coding sequence ATGATTGAAAGAAGAGGACAAATTATCAAGACTGATATTGAAGATGAAATGAAAAATTCATACCTTAAATACTCAATGAGTGTTTTGGTCTCTCGGGCATTGCCAGATTTGAGGGATGGGTTGAAACCTTCACAACGAAGAATTATTTATTCAATGCACGAATTGAACCTTGCCCCGGGTAAGGGTTTTCGTAAATGTGCAAAAATTGCTGGTGACACATCTGGTAACTACCATCCTCACGGAGAACAGGTTATTTATCCTACTTTAGTTAGGTTGGCTCAAGAGTGGAATATGCGTTATCCACTAATTAGAGGACAGGGAAATTTCGGCTCTATTGATGGTGACCCACCAGCTGCAATGCGTTATACAGAAGCACAATTAGAACATACATCTGTAAGTATGCTTGAAGATATAAAAATGGATACTGTAGATTTTGTTCCTAACTATGATGATACACGAAAAGAACCTGCGATATTGCCATCAAAATTTCCGAACTTGCTTGCAAATGGCAGTAGTGGAATCGCTGTCGGAATGGCTACTAATATTCCTCCGCATAACATAGGTGAGATTGTTGATGGCTTAATTGCTCTTATTGATAATCCTGAAATCAAAAGTGAAGAATTAATGGAATATATTAAGGGACCTGACTTTCCAACAGGTGGATTTATTTGTGGAAAACTGCCTATTTATGAATATTTCACTACAGGGAGAGGAAAATTAACTGTTAGAGGCAAGGCATATATTGAAAATGTTAAATCCGGGAAAAATAACATTATAATTACAGAATTGCCATATCAGTTAAGTAAGAGATTATTGATTGAAAATATAATCGCTCAAATCAAAAGCAACAGAATTACAAGTATCTCAAATATCCGTGATGAATCAGATAGAGATGGAATGCGTTTGGTAATTGAAATTAAAAGAAATGAGGACCCAAAAATTTTATTAAACTCTCTTTATAAATATTCTTACTTGCAAATAACATACGGAGTAATTAATCTGATGCTGGTTAATCAAATTCCCACAGTACTTACGATGAAACAAACGCTGAATGAATACCTTAAGTCAAGGCATACGATTGTGGTACGCCGAACCAAATTCAAACTAAAAAAGGCTGAGGAAAAAGCTCATTTATTAGAAGGGCTTAAAATTGCTTTAGACAATATTGATGAAACCATTTCAATAATTCGCTCATCCAAAAAGGCTAAAGAAGCAAAACAAAGACTTATTGTAAAATTCGATTTGTCTGAGATTCAAGCTAAAGCAATATTAGATATGAAATTGGAAAAGTTAACAGGTTTGGAAAGAGAAAACTTAGAAACAGAATATCTACAACAAATCAAGAATATTGCTGAATATGGCAGTATTTTAGAAAATAAAGATATGAGAATGGAGATTATTAAAAAGGAACTTCAAGAAATTAAAGATAAATTCTCTGACCCAAGAAGAACCCAGATTATTGAAAACCCTGATGAACTAAATATAGAAGACCTTATTGCTGATGAAGATATGATTGTTACAATCTCTTATGCAGGTTATATAAAAAGATTACCTATAAGCATTTATCACAGACAAGCACGAGGCGGCAAGGGATTAGCTGGAGTATCTCTAAAAGAAAATGATTTTGTAAAAAGTATTTTTGTAGCCTCTACTCATAGTTACATACTGTTTTTTACAGATAAAGGAAAATGCTACTGGCTAAAAGTTTATGAAATACCAAGAGGTGGAAGACTTGCTCGCGGAAAGGCTATCGTTAATTTACTTCTATTAGAAAAGGACGAGAAAATAAGAACTTATGTGGCTGTCAAAAATTTTAATGAAGACCAATTTATTATGATGTCAACCAAAAAAGGTATTGTAAAGAAGACAGAGTTGACTTCATTTAGTCATCCAAGAACTTGTGGAATTATTGCTATCAAAATAGCAGAAGATGATGAACTTCTTGATGCGCAAATTACTTATGGGAGTAATGAAATAATTTTAGCAACTAAAAAGGGTTATGCTAACAGATTTTTTGAACAAAATGTAAGACCTCAAGGAAGAAACACTTATGGTGTTCGTGGTATAAGATTAAGAAAAGATGATGAAGTGATTGGAATGGTTGTTGTCAAAAGACACGGTACACTCCTGGTTCTAACGGAAAATGGATATGGGAAAAGAACTGCAATTGCTGATTACCGCATTACTAAAAGAGGAAGTATGGGTGTTATTACAATCAAAACAACTGAAAGAAACGGAGCTTTGGTAAAGATAAATGAAGTCATTGATGATGATGATTTGATAATTATTACAAATTCTGGAAAGGTGATTAGACAGCATATTGAGAAAATCTCAGTTATCAGCCGTAATACTCAAGGTATGCGTTTGATAAGATTAAACGAAGGAGATAAAGCAACTGATATTACTTTGCTTGAACATGAAGAGGCTAATGAGAATGAAATATCAGTAGAGTCCGATGAAAATGAGACTATGACGGAATCATAA
- a CDS encoding YebC/PmpR family DNA-binding transcriptional regulator — translation MSGHNKWASIKHKKAKEDAKRGKIFTKVIREIMVAAREGGGDPESNSSLKNAIVKANAVNMPKDNIERAIKKGTGELEGTRYETLFYEGYGPGGVALFIQVLTDNKARSVSAIRHVLSVNNGSLAEKGSVAWNFKKTGAVMVPQNDYDEDEIMMKALDCGAEDFVTQDEFFIIYTDAKELNQVVNALDRENIKIESAQLDYIPQNTVLANDKATQIIKLVEALEDLDDVQNVYANFQIDDEILEKLTSE, via the coding sequence ATGTCAGGCCACAATAAATGGGCTTCTATAAAGCACAAAAAAGCAAAAGAGGATGCTAAAAGAGGAAAAATTTTTACCAAGGTGATAAGAGAAATTATGGTGGCTGCTCGGGAAGGTGGTGGAGATCCGGAATCAAATTCCAGTTTGAAAAATGCAATTGTTAAAGCAAATGCCGTTAATATGCCAAAAGACAATATTGAACGCGCTATTAAAAAGGGAACTGGTGAATTAGAAGGTACAAGATATGAGACTCTATTTTACGAAGGGTATGGTCCTGGCGGAGTTGCATTATTTATCCAGGTTTTAACTGATAATAAAGCAAGGTCTGTTTCTGCAATTCGGCATGTTCTTTCTGTTAATAATGGAAGTCTTGCTGAAAAAGGCTCTGTTGCTTGGAATTTCAAAAAAACAGGCGCAGTTATGGTTCCCCAGAATGACTATGATGAGGATGAGATAATGATGAAGGCTTTAGATTGTGGGGCTGAAGACTTTGTTACTCAAGATGAATTCTTTATAATCTATACTGATGCAAAAGAATTGAATCAGGTTGTTAATGCACTAGATAGGGAAAATATAAAAATTGAAAGTGCTCAGTTGGATTATATTCCTCAAAACACTGTTCTTGCAAATGATAAAGCTACTCAGATTATAAAATTGGTTGAAGCCTTAGAAGATCTGGATGATGTTCAGAATGTCTATGCCAACTTTCAAATTGATGATGAAATCCTGGAAAAGTTAACAAGTGAGTAA
- the rsmB gene encoding 16S rRNA (cytosine(967)-C(5))-methyltransferase RsmB encodes MNVREITFSALNSVLIKNQSSEEVLAKFTQKYNLLENEKRLFYALTKGVLKRKIFLDFLIKSLVQKRSFSAIDSQIKNFLRLGLYQIIYMNSIPDYASVNEMVAICNQHYNSKLCKFLNAILRSYIRERDSIKLPDDCQAHYLSIKHSFPQYMIESWLSEYGTENTIKMCEYFNRPANLHLRFDPDKISFEDFAEHLIKENVKFSRSKFFPYIVKLMSNFHFLDDPLFQKGYYYIQDESTTLPVMLLAPKEGDKILDLCAAPGGKTLLISAIIHNKGKIIANDIDKNRMRLLKENTQRIRCRNIEFSEKDATTFSVDSKFDKILLDVPCSGWGAMQKKPEIRFQSRNRLKSLIPLQKRILDNASNLVRNNGIIVYSTCTLNPDENEKQIENFLEFHNEFYLEKPDNFVEKSLITDSYVKSCPFKHNIDGTFSALLRKR; translated from the coding sequence ATGAATGTTCGTGAGATAACTTTTTCTGCTTTGAATTCTGTGCTTATTAAAAATCAGAGTTCTGAAGAAGTATTAGCAAAATTTACTCAAAAATATAATCTGTTGGAAAATGAAAAGAGATTATTTTACGCTCTGACAAAAGGTGTTTTAAAAAGGAAAATATTCCTTGATTTCTTGATAAAATCTTTAGTTCAAAAGCGTAGTTTTTCTGCGATTGATAGCCAAATAAAAAACTTTTTAAGATTGGGACTTTATCAAATTATTTATATGAATAGTATTCCGGATTATGCATCAGTTAATGAAATGGTTGCGATATGTAATCAGCATTATAATAGTAAGTTGTGCAAATTTCTTAATGCAATACTTCGCTCATATATAAGAGAAAGAGATAGTATAAAATTACCTGATGATTGCCAAGCACATTACCTATCCATTAAGCATTCCTTTCCTCAATATATGATTGAAAGTTGGTTAAGTGAATATGGAACTGAAAACACAATCAAAATGTGTGAGTATTTCAACAGACCAGCTAACTTACATCTTAGATTTGACCCGGATAAGATTTCATTTGAAGATTTTGCGGAACATCTTATAAAAGAAAATGTAAAATTTTCACGAAGTAAATTCTTTCCGTATATTGTAAAACTAATGAGCAATTTTCATTTTTTAGATGACCCTCTTTTTCAAAAAGGTTATTATTATATTCAGGATGAGAGTACTACTCTTCCTGTTATGCTTCTCGCACCTAAAGAGGGGGATAAAATATTAGATTTATGTGCAGCTCCTGGTGGAAAAACATTACTTATTTCTGCTATTATACATAATAAAGGCAAAATCATTGCAAATGACATTGATAAGAACCGAATGAGATTACTTAAAGAAAATACGCAAAGAATTAGGTGTAGAAATATTGAATTTTCTGAAAAAGATGCAACAACCTTTTCTGTGGATAGTAAATTTGATAAAATTCTTCTTGATGTTCCCTGCTCAGGTTGGGGTGCAATGCAGAAGAAACCTGAGATTAGATTTCAAAGTAGAAATCGCTTAAAATCCTTGATTCCATTACAAAAAAGAATATTAGATAATGCCAGCAATTTGGTTAGAAATAATGGGATTATTGTATATTCTACTTGTACATTAAACCCGGATGAAAACGAAAAACAGATAGAAAATTTTTTAGAATTTCACAATGAATTTTACTTAGAAAAACCTGATAATTTTGTTGAGAAAAGTTTAATAACTGACTCTTATGTAAAAAGTTGTCCATTTAAACATAATATTGATGGAACATTTTCTGCACTCTTAAGGAAGAGATAA
- a CDS encoding thymidine phosphorylase → MKVLIMNPTELIIKKRDGKKLNKDEIHFFLTEYLRDNISEYQMSAMLMATLLKGMDFDETYWLTQEYISSGEVIKFEDTSGRFIDKHSTGGVGDKVSIVLAPIAAECGLFVPMISGRGLGHTGGTLDKLESIPGFQTQISLKRFKELVLQNHFAIIGQSKEIVPADRRIYALRDVTGTVESIPLITASIMSKKIASGIDGLVIDLKIGEGAFAKGLDTAKNLAESFSKIGARFGKTVKILFTNMDSPLGSCIGNSIEIIECIEFLKENYQEDLKEVTFALLTEMLIMGKIVETKNQAEEMIMQTIKSGKPLQRFAKFVELQGGNPGIVNDCSILGKAKYTLPIIAEKEGYVKDINSREIGWALIDVGAGRRKISDKIDYTAGLKLSKKVGDYVQKDEVLAELFYNNDKGERVADRIKKSYLIVRELVQKGSMILGSYNSDYL, encoded by the coding sequence TTGAAAGTTTTAATAATGAATCCTACTGAATTAATTATCAAGAAAAGAGATGGAAAGAAATTAAATAAAGATGAAATCCATTTTTTCTTAACTGAATATCTAAGAGATAATATCTCTGAATATCAGATGTCTGCAATGCTTATGGCAACTCTTCTTAAAGGTATGGATTTTGATGAAACTTACTGGTTAACGCAAGAATACATCTCTTCAGGTGAAGTAATAAAATTTGAGGATACGAGTGGTAGATTCATTGATAAACATAGCACAGGTGGGGTTGGAGATAAAGTTTCAATAGTTCTGGCACCCATTGCAGCAGAATGTGGTCTTTTCGTGCCAATGATTTCTGGAAGAGGTTTGGGACATACAGGTGGTACTCTTGATAAACTTGAATCCATACCCGGATTTCAAACTCAAATATCTTTGAAAAGATTCAAGGAATTGGTTTTGCAAAACCATTTTGCAATCATTGGTCAATCCAAAGAGATTGTTCCTGCAGATAGAAGAATCTATGCTCTGCGTGATGTAACTGGAACGGTTGAAAGCATCCCACTTATTACTGCAAGCATAATGAGTAAAAAGATTGCTTCTGGAATTGATGGTCTGGTTATTGACCTGAAAATTGGAGAAGGGGCATTTGCCAAAGGTTTAGATACTGCAAAAAATTTGGCTGAATCGTTTAGTAAGATAGGTGCAAGATTTGGTAAAACGGTTAAAATTTTATTTACAAATATGGATTCACCTCTGGGTTCTTGTATTGGAAATAGCATTGAGATAATTGAATGCATTGAATTTCTAAAAGAAAATTATCAAGAGGATTTGAAAGAAGTAACTTTTGCTTTACTTACTGAAATGTTGATTATGGGTAAAATTGTTGAGACCAAGAATCAGGCTGAAGAAATGATAATGCAAACAATAAAATCTGGGAAACCATTACAAAGATTTGCTAAATTTGTTGAATTACAAGGTGGTAATCCAGGTATTGTTAATGACTGTTCAATCTTAGGGAAAGCAAAATACACTCTTCCAATTATTGCAGAAAAAGAAGGATATGTTAAGGATATTAACAGCAGAGAAATAGGTTGGGCATTGATTGATGTAGGTGCAGGAAGAAGGAAAATTTCTGATAAAATTGATTATACTGCAGGTCTTAAATTATCTAAAAAAGTCGGTGACTATGTTCAGAAGGATGAAGTTTTAGCAGAACTTTTTTATAATAATGACAAAGGGGAGAGAGTTGCTGATAGGATTAAGAAATCTTACTTAATTGTTAGAGAATTAGTTCAAAAAGGAAGTATGATTCTGGGAAGTTATAATTCTGATTATCTATAA
- the gyrB gene encoding DNA topoisomerase (ATP-hydrolyzing) subunit B, translated as MTAKYDARKIKVLKGLSAVRKRPSMYIGGVGERGLHHLVFEVVDNSIDEAMSGFCTKVDVIINTDDSILIKDNGRGIPVDMHKEQKLPAVQVVMTMLHAGGKFDDKIYKVAGGLHGVGVSVVNALSKWLEVKVYKDRKIYRQWYEKGKVKSKLEIVGNTKKTGTDITFIPDDEIFDTIEFSFDILSQRLRELSFLNKGLEINIWDKRTDKKHNFKYAGGITSFVKFLNESKVPIFKTPIYISGVRNDVHIEAAIQYTQSYHKNIFSYANNINTIEGGSHLTGFKLALTRSLNQYIKDYQILKKEKITISGDDIREGVTAVISVKLPNPQFEGQTKTKLVNTDVEGIVHSLVREKLSDFFEENPSVVRKVINKAIIAARSRAAAQKAKEITRRKSLLDSGSLPGKLADCSSKEPERCELFIVEGDSAGGSAKQGRDRRFQAILPLWGKMLNVEKARLDKVLNNDKIEPIISAIGAGIHDEFDVSKARYHKIIIMADADVDGEHIATLILTFFFRYMKPLIEYGYIFIAKPPLYKIKKGKAVKYAFSDEEKDRIINAFGDVGIAVQRYKGLGEMNPDQLWETTLDPERRTLVKIMIEDAVEADRTFDILMGSQVKPRREFIIENAKYVQDLDV; from the coding sequence ATGACAGCTAAATATGATGCAAGAAAGATTAAGGTTTTAAAAGGATTAAGTGCAGTTCGTAAACGCCCATCTATGTATATTGGTGGAGTTGGGGAACGAGGATTGCACCATTTAGTTTTTGAAGTGGTAGATAACAGTATTGATGAGGCAATGTCAGGTTTTTGCACAAAAGTTGATGTCATAATTAATACTGATGATTCAATTCTAATTAAAGATAACGGTAGAGGCATTCCTGTTGATATGCATAAAGAGCAGAAACTTCCAGCTGTTCAGGTTGTGATGACTATGTTGCATGCTGGTGGAAAATTTGATGATAAGATATACAAAGTTGCCGGTGGATTGCATGGAGTCGGCGTCTCAGTTGTAAACGCCTTATCAAAGTGGTTGGAAGTCAAAGTATATAAAGACAGAAAGATTTATAGACAATGGTATGAAAAGGGTAAAGTAAAATCTAAGTTAGAAATAGTTGGTAATACGAAAAAGACAGGCACAGATATTACTTTTATTCCTGATGATGAGATTTTTGACACGATTGAATTTAGCTTTGATATTCTTTCACAAAGATTGCGTGAGTTATCCTTTTTAAATAAAGGTTTAGAAATCAATATTTGGGATAAAAGAACTGATAAAAAGCATAACTTTAAATATGCTGGTGGCATTACATCTTTTGTAAAATTTCTTAATGAGAGCAAAGTGCCAATCTTTAAAACGCCAATATACATCTCTGGTGTAAGAAATGATGTTCATATTGAAGCCGCTATTCAATATACTCAATCATATCATAAAAATATTTTTTCGTATGCAAATAATATCAATACTATTGAGGGAGGAAGCCATCTTACTGGATTTAAACTTGCACTTACAAGATCTCTAAATCAGTATATTAAGGATTATCAGATTTTAAAAAAGGAAAAGATAACAATAAGTGGAGATGATATCAGAGAAGGTGTTACTGCTGTGATTAGTGTGAAATTGCCTAATCCACAATTTGAAGGTCAGACTAAGACAAAATTGGTTAACACAGATGTAGAAGGGATTGTACATTCTCTTGTAAGAGAGAAGTTATCAGATTTTTTTGAAGAGAATCCCTCTGTTGTTCGTAAGGTTATTAACAAGGCAATAATTGCTGCTCGTTCAAGGGCTGCTGCCCAGAAAGCCAAAGAGATTACCCGCAGAAAAAGTCTTCTTGATAGCGGTAGTCTGCCAGGAAAATTAGCGGACTGTTCCTCAAAGGAGCCAGAAAGATGTGAATTATTTATAGTTGAAGGTGACTCTGCTGGCGGCTCAGCCAAACAGGGAAGAGATAGAAGATTTCAAGCTATCCTGCCTTTGTGGGGTAAGATGTTGAATGTAGAAAAAGCAAGATTAGATAAAGTCCTTAATAATGATAAAATTGAACCAATAATTTCTGCAATTGGTGCTGGCATCCATGATGAGTTTGATGTTTCAAAAGCCCGTTATCATAAGATTATTATTATGGCTGATGCTGATGTAGATGGTGAGCACATCGCAACATTGATTCTTACATTCTTCTTCAGATATATGAAACCTCTTATTGAATATGGTTATATATTCATTGCAAAACCACCATTATATAAGATTAAAAAAGGTAAAGCTGTTAAATATGCTTTCTCTGATGAAGAAAAAGACAGAATCATCAATGCGTTTGGTGATGTAGGTATTGCAGTTCAAAGATATAAGGGCTTAGGTGAGATGAATCCAGACCAGCTTTGGGAAACCACACTTGACCCTGAAAGGCGAACTCTTGTAAAGATTATGATTGAAGATGCAGTTGAAGCAGATCGCACTTTTGATATTCTAATGGGTTCTCAAGTAAAGCCAAGAAGAGAATTTATTATTGAAAATGCAAAATATGTGCAGGATTTGGATGTTTAG
- a CDS encoding PASTA domain-containing protein, whose protein sequence is MKALKTILFAILSLIVIFLFGYVLTRTFMMIYTRHRNEVAVPNLINKNYEKAQHDLYKLGLYIDEVGVRNSSDILEGSIIAQDPPANNMVKKGYTIDVIVSKGPELVKIPILDNLSINEAKNRLMNTGLQVGSINYSYSNEIVAHKVIYSQPVYGMDVPKHSKVNLVVSLGKIPTKISGDKGIYDTFLEDLKDTTE, encoded by the coding sequence ATGAAAGCTTTAAAAACTATTCTTTTTGCAATTTTAAGTCTTATTGTCATCTTCCTCTTTGGATATGTTTTAACAAGAACTTTCATGATGATTTATACACGTCATAGGAATGAGGTTGCTGTACCAAATTTAATTAATAAAAATTATGAAAAAGCCCAGCATGACCTTTATAAATTAGGATTATACATTGATGAAGTTGGTGTAAGAAATAGTAGTGATATATTAGAGGGCAGTATTATAGCACAAGACCCTCCTGCAAATAATATGGTGAAAAAAGGTTATACAATTGATGTCATTGTAAGCAAAGGTCCTGAATTAGTGAAAATTCCTATTCTTGATAATCTTTCAATAAATGAAGCAAAAAATCGGTTAATGAATACAGGTCTTCAGGTTGGAAGTATAAATTATTCCTACTCTAATGAAATTGTGGCGCACAAGGTGATATATAGCCAACCTGTTTATGGTATGGATGTGCCGAAGCATTCAAAAGTAAATTTAGTTGTAAGTTTGGGAAAAATACCTACCAAAATTAGTGGTGATAAGGGTATATATGATACATTTTTAGAGGATTTGAAAGATACAACAGAATAA